A window of the Vigna angularis cultivar LongXiaoDou No.4 chromosome 3, ASM1680809v1, whole genome shotgun sequence genome harbors these coding sequences:
- the LOC108326546 gene encoding F-box protein SKIP22, translated as MKLRLRSLESKETLKIEVPNSCSLQQLIDTVSHTISSSSSSLHLSLNRKDEIRASSPNDSLHSLGVAAGDLVFYSLNPTAFSHETLPHKPETASRDRPTIQNSPETLACDAPSNPTVEKHPTLDSAEVETVEMIDGSDEAVVVGTNSEPFFVRRVLKEALGNNVSDFKLLVFTVHGVILESGFVRIDKDSGMAVSCFHLLDDSPSAFSSVISLRYALPEILVNGASYSVNLKFQTLGHFVNVCGSLSDDTGSRLHYVCLDRRKYVRPLELMLANSESKGSVNDGEEVIFGNEVFEMWKMVKDRLALPLLIDLCETAGLDLPPCFMRLPMELKLLILERLPGVDLAKVACTCSELRYLSTSNELWKKKYLEEFGQGETRGWLFKDLFAVSWETKKRSQGVPFRRHGISRHFFFPPNPFRMPPAPIWGGEYGVQPVFGVAFPRYQPGRIIIPPCTLRDFNL; from the coding sequence ATGAAACTGAGACTCAGATCCTTGGAATCtaaagaaaccctaaaaatcgaAGTCCCTAATTCATGTTCTCTGCAGCAACTCATTGATACCGTTTCTCACAccatctcttcttcttcctcttctctgcACCTTTCCCTCAACAGAAAGGACGAAATTCGCGCCTCTTCGCCGAACGACTCTCTTCACTCCCTTGGCGTCGCCGCCGGGGACCTCGTCTTCTACTCTCTCAACCCCACCGCCTTCTCCCACGAAACCCTCCCCCACAAGCCAGAGACTGCTTCCCGCGACCGACCCACCATCCAAAACTCCCCAGAAACCCTCGCCTGCGACGCCCCCTCGAACCCCACCGTGGAAAAGCATCCGACTTTGGATTCAGCGGAGGTGGAAACCGTCGAAATGATTGATGGATCTGACGAGGCGGTGGTGGTGGGCACCAATTCAGAACCTTTCTTTGTGAGAAGGGTTCTAAAAGAAGCCCTGGGAAACAACGTTAGTGATTTCAAGTTGTTGGTGTTTACGGTCCACGGTGTGATTCTTGAGTCTGGGTTTGTTCGAATCGACAAGGACTCCGGTATGGCGGTTAGTTGTTTTCACCTTCTTGATGATTCTCCTTCGGCGTTTTCTTCTGTGATATCGTTGAGGTATGCCCTGCCTGAAATTCTGGTTAATGGTGCTTCGTATAGTGTGAATTTGAAATTTCAGACATTGGGGCATTTTGTGAATGTTTGTGGTTCGTTGTCTGATGATACTGGGTCGAGGTTGCACTATGTTTGTCTGGATAGACGTAAATATGTTAGGCCATTAGAGTTGATGCTGGCAAATTCTGAATCTAAGGGCAGTGTTAATGACGGGGAAGAGGTTATCTTTGGGAACGAAGTTTTCGAAATGTGGAAGATGGTGAAAGATAGGCTTGCATTGCCACTGTTGATTGATCTTTGTGAAACGGCTGGATTGGATCTTCCACCTTGTTTCATGCGATTACCGATGGAGCTTAAGCTCTTGATTTTGGAGCGTCTTCCCGGTGTTGATTTGGCCAAAGTAGCTTGCACCTGTTCAGAGTTGCGATACTTGTCCACCAGCAATGAGTTGTGGAAGAAGAAGTATTTGGAGGAGTTTGGGCAAGGAGAGACTAGAGGGTGGCTTTTCAAAGATTTGTTTGCAGTGTCCTGGGAAACAAAAAAGAGGTCGCAAGGGGTTCCTTTTCGACGACATGGGATTTCAAGACACTTTTTTTTCCCACCCAACCCTTTTAGAATGCCTCCTGCTCCAATTTGGGGTGGAGAATATGGTGTGCAGCCAGTCTTTGGTGTTGCATTCCCTAGATACCAGCCAGGCCGGATTATCATTCCCCCGTGTACTCTGAGAGATTTCAACCTATAA
- the LOC108326168 gene encoding tubulin alpha-4 chain has translation MRECISIHIGQAGIQVGNACWELYCLEHGIGPDGQMPSDKTVGGGDDAFNTFFSETGAGKHVPRAVFVDLEPTVIDEVRTGAYRQLFHPEQLISGKEDAANNFARGHYTIGKEIVDLCLDRIRKLADNCTGLQGFLVFNAVGGGTGSGLGSLLLERLSVDYGKKSKLGFTVYPSPQVSTSVVEPYNSVLSTHSLLEHTDVAVLLDNEAIYDICRRSLDIERPTYTNLNRLVSQVISSLTASLRFDGALNVDVTEFQTNLVPYPRIHFMLSSYAPVISAEKAYHEQLSVAEITNSAFEPSSMMAKCDPRHGKYMACCLMYRGDVVPKDVNAAVATIKTKRTIQFVDWCPTGFKCGINYQPPTVVPGGDLAKVQRAVCMISNSTSVAEVFGRIDHKFDLMYAKRAFVHWYVGEGMEEGEFSEAREDLAALEKDYEEVGAESGEGVEEEEEY, from the exons ATGAGAGAGTGCATCTCAATTCACATTGGTCAGGCCGGTATCCAGGTCGGAAATGCTTGCTGGGAGCTCTACTGTCTCGAGCACGGCATCGGG CCCGATGGTCAAATGCCAAGTGACAAAACAGTTGGTGGTGGTGACGATGCTTTCAACACTTTCTTCAGCGAAACAGGTGCTGGAAAGCATGTTCCACGTGCCGTCTTTGTGGATCTTGAGCCCACTGTGATTGATGAGGTTAGGACTGGAGCTTACCGCCAGCTTTTCCACCCAGAGCAGCTCATCAGCGGCAAAGAAGATGCCGCCAACAACTTTGCCCGTGGCCATTATACCA TTGGGAAAGAGATCGTTGATCTGTGCTTGGACCGCATCCGAAAGCTTGCTGACAACTGCACTGGTCTCCAGGGTTTCCTGGTTTTCAATGCTGTTGGTGGAGGAACTGGTTCTGGTCTTGGTTCTCTTCTGTTGGAGCGTCTCTCTGTCGATTATGGCAAGAAATCCAAACTTGGTTTCACTGTCTACCCCTCTCCTCAGGTCTCCACCTCTGTTGTTGAGCCATACAACAGTGTCCTCTCCACTCACTCTCTCTTGGAGCACACTGATGTAGCAGTGCTTTTGGACAATGAGGCCATTTATGACATCTGCAGGCGCTCCCTTGACATCGAGCGGCCCACATACACTAATCTCAACCGTCTTGTTTCTCAG GTGATTTCTTCTCTGACTGCTTCCCTGAGATTTGATGGTGCCCTGAATGTGGATGTGACTGAATTCCAGACCAACTTGGTCCCATATCCCAGAATCCACTTCATGCTTTCCTCCTATGCCCCAGTTATCTCTGCCGAGAAGGCTTACCATGAACAGCTTTCAGTGGCTGAAATTACCAACAGTGCTTTTGAGCCATCTTCCATGATGGCTAAGTGTGATCCTCGCCATGGAAAATATATGGCCTGTTGCCTGATGTACCGTGGTGATGTTGTGCCTAAAGATGTGAACGCCGCTGTTGCGACCATCAAGACGAAGAGGACCATTCAGTTTGTGGATTGGTGTCCTACTGGTTTCAAGTGTGGTATCAACTACCAGCCACCTACCGTTGTCCCTGGAGGTGACCTTGCTAAGGTGCAGAGAGCAGTATGCATGATTTCAAACTCCACCAGTGTGGCGGAGGTATTTGGTCGCATTGACCACAAGTTTGATCTCATGTATGCCAAACGTGCCTTTGTTCACTGGTACGTGGGTGAGGGTATGGAAGAAGGTGAGTTTTCAGAAGCTCGTGAGGACCTCGCTGCTCTCGAGAAGGATTACGAGGAAGTGGGTGCTGAGTCCGGTGAGGGCGTAGAGGAGGAAGAGGAGTACTAG
- the LOC108325409 gene encoding amino acid permease 6, with amino-acid sequence MESHNFKYEDDGSIKRTGTWMTASAHIVTAVIGSGVLSLAWAVAQLGWIAGPVILVLFSLITLYTCFLLCNCYRYPDPVHGTRNRTYMNMVKTILGGKQYRLCGLAQFSNLVGACIGYTITASISMVAIGRSNCFHKYGHEAKCHISNYSYMCIFGAAEIFLSQIPDFHNLSGLSFIAAVMSFGYSSIGIGLSIAKIAGGSHVDTSLTGLEVGKDVTEMQKIWYTFQAIGNIAFAYSFSQVMVEIQDTLKSSPPENGAMKKASVTGISITTFFYMLCGILGYQAFGNKAPGNFLTGFGFYEPYWLVDIGNVFIVVHLVGAYQVFSQPVYLLVESWCAGRWPQSRIMAKEYGVDIPLVGTYKVNAFRVIWRTVYVILTALIAMILPFFNSIVGLLGAISFWPLTVYFPTHMYLVQAQVPKFSMIWIGVKMLNVFCLIVSLVAAVGSIQGMVIDLKTYKPFK; translated from the exons atggagTCCCATAACTTTAAATATGAGGACGATGGTAGCATAAAACGAACAG GAACATGGATGACTGCATCTGCGCACATCGTGACGGCTGTTATTGGGTCTGGGGTGCTGTCGCTAGCGTGGGCCGTGGCTCAATTGGGCTGGATTGCTGGGCCTGTGATTCTGGTGCTGTTCTCCCTCATCACTCTCTACACTTGTTTTCTGCTCTGCAATTGTTACAGGTACCCTGACCCTGTTCATGGAACCAGAAACCGCACCTACATGAACATGGTCAAAACTATTCTAG GAGGAAAGCAATACCGTTTATGTGGACTAGCTCAGTTCTCAAATCTTGTTGGAGCATGCATTGGATACACCATCACTGCATCCATCAGCATGGT GGCCATCGGAAGATCGAATTGCTTTCACAAGTATGGGCACGAAGCTAAGTGCCATATATCAAATTACTCATACATGTGCATCTTTGGAGCGGCAGAGATTTTCTTAAGCCAAATCCCTGATTTCCATAATCTTTCAGGCCTCTCCTTCATTGCTGCTGTTATGTCTTTTGGTTATTCTTCCATAGGCATTGGTCTCTCCATAGCAAAAATTGCAG GTGGAAGCCATGTGGATACTAGTCTTACGGGGCTGGAGGTTGgaaaagacgtgacagaaatGCAGAAGATATGGTATACTTTCCAAGCAATTGGAAACATTGCTTTCGCATATAGCTTCAGTCAAGTAATGGTTGAGATACAG GACACATTAAAATCAAGCCCACCAGAAAATGGAGCCATGAAGAAGGCAAGCGTGACTGGAATCTCCATCACCACATTTTTTTACATGCTATGTGGTATTCTAGGCTATCAAGCATTCGGCAACAAGGCACCTGGAAACTTCTTAACAGGATTTGGTTTTTATGAACCATATTGGCTTGTTGATATTGGTAATGTCTTCATAGTTGTTCATTTAGTGGGCGCCTACCAG GTATTTTCCCAACCAGTTTATCTGCTTGTGGAAAGTTGGTGTGCAGGGCGTTGGCCTCAAAGCAGAATCATGGCAAAAGAATACGGTGTGGACATTCCATTGGTTGGAACATACAAAGTGAATGCATTCAGGGTGATATGGAGGACAGTGTATGTGATACTCACAGCACTCATTGCTATGATTCTGCCATTCTTCAATAGCATTGTGGGGTTGCTTGGAGCTATTTCCTTCTGGCCCCTGACCGTCTACTTTCCAACACACATGTACCTGGTTCAGGCACAAGTGCCCAAGTTCTCTATGATCTGGATTGGGGTCAAAATGCTAAATGTCTTCTGCTTGATTGTCAGTCTTGTTGCTGCAGTTGGATCAATCCAAGGAATGGTTATAGACCTTAAAACCTATAAGCCCTTCAAGTAA
- the LOC108324217 gene encoding uncharacterized protein LOC108324217, whose protein sequence is MASLRPTLSQLSLSQYNFPRKSTWNNHLPCYFHKGIAKLHTFTSSKSSAFRVCCSSQESNSQNNGEEPPESLFMKELKRRGMTPTSLLDDYKQSNYELDEEVFVNEEDRGFPKRKSVSTNVERSLENQRERSMALNSEGLEGLIPRAKLLLTIGGTFFLGFGPLILIIVATFSALYFYFGPTFVHDASKMAVSPPQYVDPYALLEDERISQIAPRLN, encoded by the exons ATGGCTTCTCTGAGACCTACCCTCTCTCAACTTTCCCTTTCGCAATATAATTTTCCCAGAAAATCTACGTGGAACAATCACCTACCATGCTATTTCCACAAAGGGATCGCAAAGCTGCATACTTTCACCTCTTCTAAGTCTTCCGCTTTCAGGGTCTGCTGTAGTTCCCAAGAGTCCAATAGCCAAAACAATG GTGAAGAGCCTCCGGAGTCATTATTTATGAAGGAATTGAAGAGGAGAGGTATGACCCCTACATCATTGCTTGATGATTACAAACAAAGCAACTATGAACTTGATGAAGAGGTGTTCGTGAATGAGGAAGATAGAGGTTTCCCCAAAAGAAAATCTGTCTCAACCAATGTTGAGAGGAGTCTAGAAAATCAGAGAGAACGATCTATGGCCCTGAACAGTGAAGGTCTTGAG GGCTTAATACCTCGTGCTAAACTTCTCTTGACGATTGGAGGAACATTCTTCTTGGGATTTGGACCGTTGATCCTCATAATTGTTGCAACTTTTTCTGCTCTATACTTC TATTTTGGACCAACATTTGTCCATGATGCAAGCAAGATGGCCGTATCACCTCCACAATATGTGGACCCTTACGCACTCCTAGAAGATGAAAGGATATCACAGATAGCACCCCGTCTAAACTAA